From the genome of Phalacrocorax carbo chromosome 5, bPhaCar2.1, whole genome shotgun sequence:
CTGGACCGTCCAGGAGATCAGATGGACTGCCTCCTAGTGCCCACTTGGTCAAACCACTAATGTAGGCAAGGCGTAGAGGCTGGAGTTCCTGATCCTGCAGTGCTGAAATGTTCACAGAACAGAGGCAAGCTAGCTCAGATCCCTGGAGAACAGGCTCAGCCCCCACTTTAGGCCCTTagccagggctgtgctgttGACTTCTTCACAGTTATTTGACAGCCATAAACCAGCCACCACAGAGCCACTGTACTCAGAGCTACAGAACAGCAAAGGGAGAGGGGTCCTTGGTGTTAGGACTAAGCAAGAGGGGCCTGTGGGGACAGATTTCCTAATGATCATGTAGCAGAGCTGCATTTACAATCCCACTGCTGAtaagtttccttttctctcctttggcAACTAAAGTCCAGTGGCTGCAAACCAGGTGCTGCTTTGACCACTGCCTTGCTCCAAACCCACTTGCCTTTCTTGCAGACCCCCAGTCCTGGCTGCCGCCGATCCAGCTCTGACATCGTCCATGAGAGCATGGATGGTGCCAAGGCCCAGCGGGAGTGCCGGCTGCGGCCGCACTTCAGTGACCCTATGCCGACAGACTCAGTGAAGAggaagcagctggagctgaagaTTGCAGCCGCAGCACGGCAGCATGCACAGAAGCGCCGGCAGGAGCGAGACTATGGTAGCCACATTCTGCACACTCATAGGGGACTGTTCGGCCAGATGCTGAGCCCCGCTATCCTGGTGTAAATACAGAGTGACCCCAATGacctgggggagggaagcatTCCAGGTTTAACCCAGGCATGCAAGAAATCAGGATCTACTCTGCTGTGTCTCCCATGATCTCCCTGCCTGGCAGGtggcaggggaagagagagcTCAAATGAGTTCACCTGTATAGGCAGTGCAGGGATGACAGGCCCTGGGCTTTGCATGGGCACCATTTACTTCTGACTCTCACCAGTCTCAGTGGCAAAAcaggagaggggacagctaacAGCCCTGCTTTCTCCAGATCTCCCCCACCAGGGTTCCTACCACTCATGGCTGTGCCAGCTTGAGCTCTTCAGgtgagctctgtgctgctggcgGTGCCTGTAATGATTTGTGTCTCTTCTCAGGTCCAGTGGTAGCAAAAGCCAACCTTGGCCATGGTGGCAGCTTTGATGAGACCCGCCGCACCCCACGTGGCTCCCTCCGCTCCAGACATCACTGGAGCAATGTCAGCAGCCTTAGCACAGACAGCGGGATTGTTGGCGTGAATGATGTCCGGGATGACCTGGATCCCAGTGAGGCCACCCGGACCAAGTCAGCAGATGTGGAGAGGGCAGACAGTGGCATTGGCCAGATGCCAGCCAGAAAGTGGAGGAACAGGGCATCTGAAACGCTGAGCTCCCTGCAGGCCTGGGAAGCCCACCGTCCCTGCACCGACTGTGGCGAAAGGGACCTCCCAGTGGAGACGGATGTTCAGAACTGCAATCAGAGGCGGGCTGACCTCTGCGAGAAGTGCCACAAGCGCAGGACAGAGCGCAAGGAGTCTGTGCTGGAGTTTGTCAACACAGAGGCCAGCTACGGAGAGGACCTGCGCATCATCAAAGAGGAGTTCTACCTCCccatgcaggcagctgggctgctgagccaggagcagctcctgggCATCTTCAGCAACATCCAGGAGCTCATCGACCTCAACGAGAACTTCCTGGAGGTACTCCAGGAAGAAATCGATCAGGCCTTTGACCAGGTATGATGCTGCGTGCTCTACAGGGGCTGGACCAGGCAGACAGGAATAGGTTTTGCGTTAGTGAGGCAGCATAGATAGAACACGTGATCAGGAGGGATCAGACTCCTGGGTCCTGGTCATCTGCCCAGTCCCTGCTTCCCTCAGCTATTATAAACCAGTGATTTCCATAGGCCTGTGCCAGTTCACAGCTGCTGGCCTTGCTCTCTGCTGTGGTAACACCACTGACATTAGCAGGCCATCAGCAGTCTAGCTCATATATCCCATTAACAGGATCTAACTGTCCCATTACCAAAGTTAGCTTTAAGCCCATTAGCTTGGACACTGATAGGTGTGTGACCATAGGGACACAGAGCTCAGCCTGGTCTGGTCACCAGAGGGATGAAGGGGACCAAGCTCACAATCCGTGCTCTTACCCAACCCTGAGATGGCTTGTTTCAGGCTGGCTTGGGTGTATTTGCCTTGGGTTGCAGTTCATTGCAGCTTGCCTCTAGGCTggctgcagggccaggcagcacaggctgctccctgctctggtgACAGTTGGCCGTTACAGCTCTGTGTACCATTTGCTTCTACTGATGTGCTCTGCCTTGCACAAGGGACTTCCCTACCCCATGAGCATGGTGGTCAGAAGGCAGAGAAATAGAAATGAGGGTCTAGAGCAGCAGGCAATCACTGCAAAGGACACATAAGCAGCTCCATGCCCTCCTTTCTTCAAGAAACCAAACACACATGTTGCTGTATCAGTCTCACCAGGATGTTTTGTTCTCTAGGAAACAcacccctcctttccctcttcgAAACCCTGCATGTCAGACTGAGCGACACACCTCAAAAACCGGCAACTTTGACAACCACTCTCATGCACCTGGCACAGTGAAGACAGATGTGCACTGCGGGTGTGATGTCCCCTGTGAATAAGTTATTGAGACAATGGCTTCTACAAACAGCCGTGGGTTTCCCTGTCTCCTCCTCCATGTTGCCCTTTGCAGTTAGAACTCAGTACTGCACCAAAAAGCAGCCAGGAGCCAGAGAGAGACCTGCTCCCTCTCTCGCTGCGCAAATGAGTAGTGATTGCAGAGCATGTCAGCATACACTTAGACAAAGCTAAGAGCATTATGTGGCACCAGATTCTTACTATTCCCTTATTTTATTACACATCCAGAAATCAGAGAACAATTTactatgaaatttatttttcacttgtccATCAAAGTAGCCAGTAAGAGCACAGCTGAAGGAGACTCCTTCCCAGCCAGACCAGTGGCTGAGAACAACTGCAGAAGTTAAGTGCGGTGTCTGTTACCTGAGTTACAGGCCTTCTCTGCCCATTTGCTCCTAAAAGCTCTCTGTTAATTTTTGCACTGCTGCGTAAGCCTGCGTAAGCAGACCTGCCGGCAAGAAGGGCCCCAGCACACCCTCCTGACTAGCAGGCTCACTCTGGCCTCTGGCCTTTGAGTCCTTGCGCTGGTGAGCTGGCCAAGCccacagaagcagagaagacaTCTCTTTATGTGTAGAAGAGCAAGCAGTTAGACTagctttctttcccctccctacACACCACTTCCCCCTGGACTTGCAGGGActgccctcccaccaggaagggtGAGCCCAGTTCCACCTTTGGTCTGGTGTTCACCAGATCCTGCAGTAGGTTCATGCTATAGGGCTGAACGCAGGTTCCATGCTATAGGGCTGAACGCAGGTTCCATGCTTGTGCCTCTCCCGAGCTAACCCAGCAGGGGCTCTATTGCATGCTTGCAGGGTGATGACGACCTGATGACCGTGTGCATCGGTGAAATATTTCTAGAGTTCGTCAACATGCTGCCAGCCTTTCAGACCTACTGTCTTCAGCAGTCCTCCTCTGTGAACATGCTCAACACgctggagaaggagaaagagttGCTCAGGTGAGAAAAGGGCTGAGCGTATTCTTCCAGGCTTTGGGGATGGGAAGGCACCAAGCTAAGGGCGAAGCCTTTGTCAGCTCAACTAGATCAAAGTTTTGAGGCTAATGTTCTTCAGTGATGAGCTGCTGTCTCTTGGTGTGAGCATATTAATTTACTCTCCAAAATATATTAACCTCTTGATATCTCCACTGAGGCAGCCAGTTGTTCCCCAGCTATATACTGTATTTTGTGGTACCATTTGCCCACTGACCACTGGGCTGAACTGTCACTGAATAACACCCAGCTGAGAACAGCTCTCGGTCCCTGTGCCAGAGCACAGTTTGGATTTCCACTGGGGAAAGCCACTGTGTGAAGCATGTGTGACTTGAACTAGTTCCCCGTTCCTAGCCCTGGCCCACTGGGCAACGTCAGGCGAGTCACTTCTCTCTTTCCACTGCAGAGCTTAAAATGATGATGGTACCAAATTCTTGTTTAAAGTGCTTGCTAATCTAATGATGAAAGGAGCTACAAATTAATGTGATCTGATACAAGCTGATGTATCTGCCTTTGGCCTACATCAGTGTGTACCAGAGAAAGATCGCACCCTCTTTGTTTTACAATGATCTAGTAGAAGTCTGCCAGGATGTTACGTGCTAGTGTCCCAGGCATCTCATCACTGTTCTGCAGCTGAGTGCAGCTGCAGAAATTGTTGTTAGTTTTTGAGAAGACAGAATTCACAAGGCTGTTAAAACCAGAGTGGGGGCTGCAGTGCCCAGCAGCTGTCAGCACCACACTGTTCATTTGCATTTAGGATTGCAGCACCTGCTGGCAGAACAACCAGTGTTTCATCCCCTCTTCTTAAATCCCTGCAGAATATTCCTCAATGTCTCCCAGAACGACAACACAGCACTGCGGCGAATGAACTTGAGGTCCTTCCTGATGGCCCCTTTGCAAAGAGTCACCAAGTACccgctgctgctcagcagaatCATCAAGGCCACCACCGAGTACCACCCAGATCATGGCAGCCTGCGGGAGGCCAAGAGCCGCATCGAGTCCCACCTGGAGCACATCAACATGAAAACCAAGCAGGAGGGGAACACATGGACCCTCCGCTCCTTTCGCCAGGACAGCAAGAAGAAGAGGGAAGTCATCAACATAGAGATGAGAGAAACTGCCCTCAAAACTGTAGGTTGGCTGCGGGAGGAAACTCGATTTGTGATGGAGGGGTCTCTGCAGCTGGCCCAGCCCCCCGATGGCCAGTGGGTGAAGAAAGGTAGCAAGACCCTGAAGTTCCAGAACATGCAGGTCCTCCTCCTGGTGAACATGAAGCGTGTGTCTGAATCCAGTCTGGAATCAGCCGAGCCAGGGCCGGTGAAGGACGCCGTGCTGGTACTCATCAGGGACAAAAATAACGGGAAGTTCCATTTGCTCAGGGAGCCCTTGAGGCTGAGTAATTGCATCGTCTCCACTGATCCTGACTGCGATGATACTTTTGAACTCATTGAGATCAGGCGGGAGGCGTTTGTGTTCCGGGACAGCGACCGGGCACGGACTCACCACTGGTTCAGGCAGATCAGGCGGTACTCGAGGGAGCTGGGCTCCTGGAAGAAACGTCGGAACGCACTGCCCAACATCATGATCAGCACCCCTCACACCAGGCCCTGAGTCCTGCACGGGCAGCACGCAGGGAGGCTTGGCTTGACCAGTGCCATTTGCAAAGAACCATCAAGAGCCTTGGTGGCTGGGACTTGCTGTGCTCCATGGACAACACAGGGAAGACCCTGGCCCACGAAGACTCTTAGCAGCGCTGGAAGCAAGCATGACAGCCTGCTTCTGGTCTCCAGCCTCAGGACTCACAACCTGTTTGTGTCTGATGTACATAGGGAAGGGCTTCCCTCAAGGAGCAGATCTCTGGAGGAAAATACCGAGTTTAACTTGTTAATATTGCACTGCGGGAGAATGATGTATGATGCTTGCCATTGCATGGATTGTGTTGAAAGCCAGTCTTGACAACATGAGAGAGGTTTCCACTGTTGACTGTATTTCATCAGCATTAGGTAAAGTCAGGGTCAAAATTAGGTGCAGTATTATGCAACAGGGgaggaaagctggagaaaatGATGGTTTTCCACTGCTGCTCCTAAGGATTGTATTTCATTATTCACCTCTGTATATTCAGTCAAAATACttgcttaaaaagaaaggtCTTTCAGCTTTAATCCAAATCAAGTAGGTATCAATTTGCTCAGATTCAGCTGCATGCACAcggcaaagaaaaaaaataaaagcaggcagAATAAAAGGACTTCTTGCTCTCTGCCACATACACCCCAAATACGTGTAGAACCTGTGGAAGACCGGTATACCCCCGCTGATTGTCTGTTATTTAACTGACGTAGGGACTGGAACATAATGCTGCATCTGAAATATCTCAGAAGTGTATGTAAATACAGCTCTGCTACCACTAATAGTGAACTTAAAAGTTTGCGATTATTTAAATGATGTAATCTAGTGTATTTCAAAATTTAACTGAAAGGAACAATTTACATTGTACTGTAGAGTAACATAAAAGGTTTTAATAATTATGTTTCAATGACTTTAGGtgggtattttttaaatacttgttttctGGAGTAGGTACTTCATTTGGTATGGGTGGCATTCAGGTGAACAATGTGCCTACATCCGCTCTTTGGATCCCCTAAACAGAATTCTGGGGCTACTCCTAATGAGACTGGGAGAATGGTACAAGCCTGCTACCCTCATTCTCACTAGACAACAATAGACTGGCACAAAATCTTGTGATCTGGCCTCAGTCCTGCTGGGGCAGGTCAGGCCCCAGCACACCAAACGTGAGAGCTGAAACTGAGGCCACAAAAGCGCTCCCCCATAAGATCCAGCCTCTCTCAGCTCCAGAGCGGGGAAATGACTTGAAGCTGAACAATGGTAAAAAGGCAAACAGGGTTTAACCTTTTCAGCCTGACATTACCACTGACCTGCAGCCTTGCAGTTACAAGGCCAGCAAAATGTCACACTCTGACTTACACAGCAAAGGCCAGATTACAGCCCTAGAGGCTGAATTATAGGAGCCTCAGTTTTGGTCGGTGGGTCTCAGAGGACAGCCTGCAAATGTTCTTTCAGCCCCCCAGGTAAAGACAAAGCCCATCGGTGTTATTCACTcccaacaaaatatttctgttacagGCATTTACTTTACAGGAAGATTCACATAAAGAAGCATAACAGTGCATTTCTCCAGAGGTCAGTCAGCATCAGTGAGTGCACAAACGAAGGCAGACAGAGGCTACCTTCATGTAGGTAGCCCTAGTCTTGTACAGTCACTGCTGACCTAAGGCCTGAGCAGACCTCCAAGCCATGCCCAGTGCTTTGTTCTCCAGCCACAGATGCTGGGGCTTGTCACACTGCTCCGAGCGCTGAGGCAGACACCAGCAGTCAGACATGTGCATACTGGCTGTATTTTCATCTGCACTGCCCAGCGTTTTTGTCCTTGAGGAAATGGGAGTTGTTGATTCATCGGAGGCGTTACGTACCCAGGACATGAGGGTGGCAGCACACAGCTGAGCGCTGTAGCAAGCGATAGCTGGCAAAACACTTGTTGGGGAAGCAGCCAGACTTCCTCGCATGAGTTGGAATTCCCTCCAGCTATTTCTAGCCATTAGACAATAAATTGTTTATTCCCCCCAAACACGCACTGAGCAGCCAGTGACAAGCACAAGGCATTGCTTTTGTAAGTTCGTTGCTTCTTTTTCAAATAGATGGATGCCtaagcagagcagctgctggaggaagatTTCCCTGACGCTGCATCTAACAGCCTTCAAGCCCCATTCACCTAACATGCAAAAAGCAACAGCTTGTAGCACTTCAGCTTTCTCTCCCACGATCAAAATGGCGCAGCTACCTTCTCTTTATTACCACCAGTGCCCACTTTGATAAGGGAAGGCATAAGTACAGTAAGTCTAATAGCTTAATTTATCCAAATAGCGAGTGGCTTTCACAGCCACaggaagctgctgctttctggaaaGTTTTCAATTACTTTCCAGCACAGTGGTTTTCTCCACACCAACTCACGCTCAAAACCAGCCGTGGACTGTTTGTACAGTCATAGCTTTAAATCAAGATACCTTCAGTTACCTTGGCTGTTCAAAAAGATTAGAGAACAATAAGTATATATAAAAGGTCTGATATTTAGCATCCATCTTGTGTTTGGGTGATTGTTCAATTTGTCAGATTCCGGGTTTTTCTAGGTATCGCAggaaacacctgcctgccaggctACTAGTAATCACGCCTTATTTCCTCTGAACCAGGCAAACTCTCCCCAGAAGAAGTCCATAAATAACTGCCGGTTGTTGAGTTACGAGCAGGACGTGTACTTGGGGCTGTAGCCCTGTCCTAAAAAACCTGCGGCCAGGGAACAGTCCAAGCTCTTTGATCTGGGACAGCCTGCTACAGGAAGTGACAGCCCTATCGTTGAACCTGTCAAACTAGACAGAGGTTGTGCTTCCAATGTTATTTACCTTTTATGTGTCTGGTGTGTACTCAGCTGCTTGCCTGCCTTTAAATTACAGGTGTTGAAAGGGAGCACGAGCACAGAACAATCTCTGCGGCCCCGCGAGCGCTGGCGCTGTGAGGTGAGCCTGCACAGGAAGGGTGAGGAGTATCGGCGCACTGACAAGGCAGTAGGTTTCCATAATCTCCAGGCACCCTTCTGAACTGCATGATCACTCCTGGGAAGTTCCAGATCTTTCAGTATCACATGTACACATCTTGCTTGGCAGCCCCGGAGATTAGTTGtgctgtatttttccatttctggttAACAAACCTGACAAAATGCTATTATAATCCAGGATACTTGGGAACGGGGTTGTCTATAAGCCAAGAAAGCAATTATTTGTTCCAAACTGGTGTCCTAGGgctctgtaatatttttatgccTCTCAGAAGTCACCACTGACAGTACTAAGATTACTTTTCAAGACTTCTGCCCACTGAACATACCCGGCTAGTACAAGCAGGCCTCTCTGGAAGTACCATGTTAGGGAAAAACCAGAAAGTCAGATTACCCCCTTTGTTTATCAGAACTCATAAATGACCTTTAACAATAATTTAGAGTGAGTCTTGCTGGTCATTTACCAGGAAAGCAACAACAAGAGGCAGTCTTCATCATAGAGTCTGTGTAGTTTTGAGTGTAAGGCAGACACAGAAGACGACACAGCACTGGATTATGATCCCCCCGTGAGATCAGGtcccagggaaagaaagaacGGCTGCTTTAGGAGTCATCAGCCTGCGTGGGAAAGCCTGAAAAAACATGGGGAGATGAAGAGCAAATACGTTAGAGGACGGAGGCTTCTCCTTTAGTGAACAGAGATCTTCTCTTTTATGGTGCTCTTGTACATTCCTGGCTGTCATTCACAGAAGTGAGGACAGAGATGGGGTGTTCAGTGTGGGTCTCCACTGTGATCAAGAACGCATCTGAAAGGGAGCACCAGCTTTGGTCTGGCAGCAAGAAGCTATTGCAGCTGTCATTGGAGACTGAGGGATTAACCTCGGCACATCCCAAATCCTGGAGAAAAAGCTCTATTGTAGTGAATCTATTATGGAGCTAAAGTCTCAGGAAGGCAGACCTCCAGAAGGTGATTCTGATGAATCTTTCACTCTCTTGTTTGTCCCTGACATCCTCAGAGGGTGGATAATTCAAATCTCCTAGCACCGTGTCAAAGACATCCCTTCAGGGCTCATGGATGAGGCAACTGCAGTAACTCTCTTTTCAAGATATGAGCTGTGTCTCCTCTCAGATATATGCTGGGGAACCAGGTGAGATTAAACTGGAATTA
Proteins encoded in this window:
- the LOC104050934 gene encoding myosin-M heavy chain isoform X3; protein product: MSMATEAWEDKPSNETSSDTPPAGNTPSPGCRRSSSDIVHESMDGAKAQRECRLRPHFSDPMPTDSVKRKQLELKIAAAARQHAQKRRQERDYGPVVAKANLGHGGSFDETRRTPRGSLRSRHHWSNVSSLSTDSGIVGVNDVRDDLDPSEATRTKSADVERADSGIGQMPARKWRNRASETLSSLQAWEAHRPCTDCGERDLPVETDVQNCNQRRADLCEKCHKRRTERKESVLEFVNTEASYGEDLRIIKEEFYLPMQAAGLLSQEQLLGIFSNIQELIDLNENFLEVLQEEIDQAFDQGDDDLMTVCIGEIFLEFVNMLPAFQTYCLQQSSSVNMLNTLEKEKELLRIFLNVSQNDNTALRRMNLRSFLMAPLQRVTKYPLLLSRIIKATTEYHPDHGSLREAKSRIESHLEHINMKTKQEGNTWTLRSFRQDSKKKREVINIEMRETALKTVGWLREETRFVMEGSLQLAQPPDGQWVKKGSKTLKFQNMQVLLLVNMKRVSESSLESAEPGPVKDAVLVLIRDKNNGKFHLLREPLRLSNCIVSTDPDCDDTFELIEIRREAFVFRDSDRARTHHWFRQIRRYSRELGSWKKRRNALPNIMISTPHTRP
- the LOC104050934 gene encoding uncharacterized protein LOC104050934 isoform X2 is translated as MITESPDPHVSLLSPVGSSRAAKKGKLQPHHGKTGCNAETAAKSPSKGQCDLREADIPPLEDSQQPTAMSMATEAWEDKPSNETSSDTPPAGNTPSPGCRRSSSDIVHESMDGAKAQRECRLRPHFSDPMPTDSVKRKQLELKIAAAARQHAQKRRQERDYGPVVAKANLGHGGSFDETRRTPRGSLRSRHHWSNVSSLSTDSGIVGVNDVRDDLDPSEATRTKSADVERADSGIGQMPARKWRNRASETLSSLQAWEAHRPCTDCGERDLPVETDVQNCNQRRADLCEKCHKRRTERKESVLEFVNTEASYGEDLRIIKEEFYLPMQAAGLLSQEQLLGIFSNIQELIDLNENFLEVLQEEIDQAFDQGDDDLMTVCIGEIFLEFVNMLPAFQTYCLQQSSSVNMLNTLEKEKELLRIFLNVSQNDNTALRRMNLRSFLMAPLQRVTKYPLLLSRIIKATTEYHPDHGSLREAKSRIESHLEHINMKTKQEGNTWTLRSFRQDSKKKREVINIEMRETALKTVGWLREETRFVMEGSLQLAQPPDGQWVKKGSKTLKFQNMQVLLLVNMKRVSESSLESAEPGPVKDAVLVLIRDKNNGKFHLLREPLRLSNCIVSTDPDCDDTFELIEIRREAFVFRDSDRARTHHWFRQIRRYSRELGSWKKRRNALPNIMISTPHTRP
- the LOC104050934 gene encoding uncharacterized protein LOC104050934 isoform X1, with the protein product MAKSRTAETLEQYSGETDVKATLGQSKKGRCKGRLYIPTFEEFKQMRSKEVNSSASSSGPTECLNKGLPANQTLEEESNKNICPEALGTKAVNEAAVIAEDDNDVFHENHTSAGFSQYPATWDGFRMSSPEVKDRTFQTSSTDRSQVPICSSPIPRSHLQAVAIQRAGQEIFSDEQQKGETRQLNDVLHLAGQSLASEAQSSCCSSLLLEATDLSSYGAKLQKMKDEFIGSALELIKKSCNAETAAKSPSKGQCDLREADIPPLEDSQQPTAMSMATEAWEDKPSNETSSDTPPAGNTPSPGCRRSSSDIVHESMDGAKAQRECRLRPHFSDPMPTDSVKRKQLELKIAAAARQHAQKRRQERDYGPVVAKANLGHGGSFDETRRTPRGSLRSRHHWSNVSSLSTDSGIVGVNDVRDDLDPSEATRTKSADVERADSGIGQMPARKWRNRASETLSSLQAWEAHRPCTDCGERDLPVETDVQNCNQRRADLCEKCHKRRTERKESVLEFVNTEASYGEDLRIIKEEFYLPMQAAGLLSQEQLLGIFSNIQELIDLNENFLEVLQEEIDQAFDQGDDDLMTVCIGEIFLEFVNMLPAFQTYCLQQSSSVNMLNTLEKEKELLRIFLNVSQNDNTALRRMNLRSFLMAPLQRVTKYPLLLSRIIKATTEYHPDHGSLREAKSRIESHLEHINMKTKQEGNTWTLRSFRQDSKKKREVINIEMRETALKTVGWLREETRFVMEGSLQLAQPPDGQWVKKGSKTLKFQNMQVLLLVNMKRVSESSLESAEPGPVKDAVLVLIRDKNNGKFHLLREPLRLSNCIVSTDPDCDDTFELIEIRREAFVFRDSDRARTHHWFRQIRRYSRELGSWKKRRNALPNIMISTPHTRP